CGGCGCAGCGTTTTCTGCAGATTATTCAGGCTAAAATGTTCGAAAAGCAGGAGGAAAAGTGAATCTCTACGGCTGGATCATCCTGGCGGCGCTGTTGATAGAGACCGCTGTCCAGGCCATCGCCAAACTCCTCAATCTGAAAAGCATGACCTCGCCGCCGCCGGAAGAACTGTCCGACGTTTACGACGGCGAAGCATATCGAAAATCGCAGGCATACGAACGAGCTTCCGCCCGTCTCGGATTGACGGCTGCAGCGACGGATCTGGTCATTTTACTCGCCTTTTGGTTTCTGCAGGGATTCGATCGGCTGCAGCAGTTGGTCGAGTCTTTCGGCTTGAGCGTGATCCCTTCCGGTCTCATTTATATCGGCATTTTGGCCGCTGCAAAATCTTTGCTCGATCTCCCATTCGACGCCTACGCAGTTTTTGCCATCGAAGAACGCTTCGGCTTTAACCGCATGACGGTGAAAACATTTTTATTGGATCGTCTGAAAGGGGCGTTCCTGGGGCTCATCATCGGCGCGCCTTTGCTGGCAGCCGTACTCTTTTTCTTTGACTCGTTAGGCGGCTCGGCCTGGCTCTATGCCTGGATGCTGGTAACGTTCGTTTCCATTCTTTTGACCTTTTTGGCTCCTTCGCTCATCCTGCCGCTGTTCAACAAGTTTACGCCGTTACCGTCCGGCGAACTCTATGATTCGATTTCGAGGTATGCGCAATCGGTCAACTATCCGCTGCAGGGGGTTTATGTTACGGACGGCTCCAGACGCTCCACCAAAGGCAATGCCTATTTTATCGGCTTCGGCAAAAAAAAGCGCATTGCCCTTTTCGATACGCTGATCGAAAAGCAGTCGCCCGACGAAATCACGGCAGTGTTAGCGCATGAGATCGGTCATTACAAGAAAAAGCACGTCTGGATCAATCTGCTGATCCATTTCGTTCACAGCGGGTTGCTCTTTTTTCTCTTGTCGCTCTTTTTGCGGCACAAACCGCTTTACGAAGCCTTTTTCATGCAGTCGACGCCGATCTATGCCGGGCTTGTCTTTTTTGGAATGCTCTATTCCCCCGTCGAATCCCTTCTCGGCATTTTCCTAAATGCCTTGTCGCGTCGGCAGGAATTGGCGGCCGACCGCTATGTTGCCCAGACATTGCCGCAGGGATCGCTTTTGCTGATTTCCTCACTCAAAAAATTGGCCGCCGACCATTTGGAAAACCTCACCCCCCACCCTTTTTACGTTTGGCTGAACTACTCCCATCCGCCGCTGCTGCAAAGAATTCAGGCGTTAAAGCAGGCTGCATTGACCGGCGAAAGTTCATCTCGTTGAAAAAAGACCGAGATCGGGATTAGGAATAAAGCGGATGCGGCAAGCCGGCAATTCTTAGATTTTGAACTTTAGCGCCTTTTCAGCGCAGGCATTAATGCAGTCTCCGCATGCATGACAATCGGGGCGAAGCTTTTTTTGCGCTAATATGGCGGGAACGGTCGGGCAAGGGCTTTTTTTAAGGCATTGGCCGCAGTCGGTACAAGCCTGCTTATCGAGCCGCACCCGAAAGAAGGAAAACTGTTCGAAAATCCAAGTCGCCAAACCCATAGGGCAGACCGCATAACAAAACGGCCGATAGAAAAACAAGCTGCTCAACACAAGCAGGAGAGGAACGAAGAGGACCCAGTTCCATTGCCAATGCAAAAGGTGGAAGGCATTGATATATTCGTAAAGAGAAAACCCCAACGTAAAAAGAAAAACGATAAACAAAACCAGCAGCGCAATTCTTATTGTCTGGGTGATTACAAAAGGCAGGGTTCTTTTTTGCTTTTTCACGATCGGCAGACGATAGAGCAGCTCCTGCAAAGCGCCCAAGGGACAAGCCCAGCTGCAAAAGCCCTTGTTGGTGATGACCGAAAGCAAAGCAATTAGAGTAAAGAGAGAAATAAAGATAAGAGGTACAGCAGCACTGCGCTTTAGAAACATAAACGGTTTTTCGATGATGCACATCGGGCTGGGGTGAAGGCCGAAACCGGCGGTCCATTCTCCTAAAGGCAGCACATACAGAACGCCCAACACAAAAAACGTCGCAATCTGTAAAAGGATTCTAGTCCGCCGGGACAGGCGAAAGGTCGAAATCAGAATCGTGCCCGCTAAAGCCGCTAAAAGAAAGAAAAAAACCTTTGGCGAATTCCAGAATGAAAAAAACTTGAATGCATCTGCTCCGGCAAAGAGTGGGGATGAAACAGCGAAAAAGCCGATCAGCAAACCTTTTCTTCTCATAGGGGTTTACCTTTTATCATTGAACGATTCCGAGACTGTGACAATCGTAATCGGGGTTGAATAGGGTTTTGGGGGCAATCCGAACCGCTCTGCTAAAAAAGGCGCCATAAGAAAATAGTCAAGAGCGGCCGTAATATGGTGAATGTTTTCTTTTGGCAAAGAATAGGTCAGCGTTCTGGACTCTTTCGGCTTTAATCGCTGATCCGCGCGCAAAGGAACGCCTTCCCAGGGCGCTGTAAGGGCATCGGCGTCGTCCGCCGCATACAGTCGCGCAAAGAGCGCCTTGGGATCTTCAAATGGGGAATTGTAATAGTTCTGCCATACTATTCCGCCGGCGTCATCAAAAGCCTGAAGACGTAATGCAATCAAGCGCAAAGGCGAGCCGCCGGGAAGAGCATGGCCGGCCGTGCGGTTGCTCACCCTGACCGTAACAACGAGCTCATCCGTTGAAGGAGCGAGCGTCATCTGCAGATCGGCGCAATTGCGCAGGATCTCGGCATTATAAGCGCCGTAGAACACATGCGTATGCACCTCACGGATCTTGCCCAATTCAGTCGTTTTGCCTTCCATGACCGGCATGTGGCAGTCCTGACAGGTGACCCCTTTCGCGGCGAATTCGCTTTTCCGATATTCCGTTTCGCTGCTGCAGACCGTATTTTTATTCTTTTCTTTTCCGCCGTGACAGCTCAAACAGGATTGGGAAGAGACAAGAAACTTGGAATAGACGGATTTGTGGCTGACGGGTACGGCATCTTTATGGGGCGAAAGCTTGACGTTGCCGGGAATGACCTCCCATCCGCCGCTTTTTACCGGCTTGGCGGCATGGCAGACATCGCAGTTGATGCCTTCGACCATCAGCTTTCGGGCGTCATAGTCATTCAACCCCATCTGCCCGATGGGCTGGTGACAGACGTCACAGGATTTGACCTCCCTACCCTTGACCCGCTCTCGGACCAGCCGATAAAGAGGGTTCTTTTCGATGCCGGATGATGCATGGCGCGAAACCTTCCATTCAGCCGCGGTTTGCGCATGGCAGTCCTGGCATGTTCGATAGGATTCGATCGTTTGGCCATAAAGTCCTTGAAAGCCGCCGATGCACAGCCATACCAAACATAACCGGAACTGCATGTAACCCTCATTCAATTAGGTTGTTTGGACTTTATTTTTTTATAAACATCCTCGGCTGCATCGGCCAGCAGAAATCCCAGCAAGCCTCCCCATAACGTGCTGAACAGCGGATTGCTCTGCAGCGGGCAGGCTCCTGTTCGGCAACCGATCAGGGCGTAATAGGCATAACCGCCGGCCGCGCCGATGAGAATGAAAAGCACCTTCCAATATTTCATAAGATCCTTTCCTGTTTTGG
This window of the candidate division KSB1 bacterium genome carries:
- a CDS encoding 4Fe-4S binding protein, with the translated sequence MRRKGLLIGFFAVSSPLFAGADAFKFFSFWNSPKVFFFLLAALAGTILISTFRLSRRTRILLQIATFFVLGVLYVLPLGEWTAGFGLHPSPMCIIEKPFMFLKRSAAVPLIFISLFTLIALLSVITNKGFCSWACPLGALQELLYRLPIVKKQKRTLPFVITQTIRIALLVLFIVFLFTLGFSLYEYINAFHLLHWQWNWVLFVPLLLVLSSLFFYRPFCYAVCPMGLATWIFEQFSFFRVRLDKQACTDCGQCLKKSPCPTVPAILAQKKLRPDCHACGDCINACAEKALKFKI
- a CDS encoding M48 family metallopeptidase, which translates into the protein MNLYGWIILAALLIETAVQAIAKLLNLKSMTSPPPEELSDVYDGEAYRKSQAYERASARLGLTAAATDLVILLAFWFLQGFDRLQQLVESFGLSVIPSGLIYIGILAAAKSLLDLPFDAYAVFAIEERFGFNRMTVKTFLLDRLKGAFLGLIIGAPLLAAVLFFFDSLGGSAWLYAWMLVTFVSILLTFLAPSLILPLFNKFTPLPSGELYDSISRYAQSVNYPLQGVYVTDGSRRSTKGNAYFIGFGKKKRIALFDTLIEKQSPDEITAVLAHEIGHYKKKHVWINLLIHFVHSGLLFFLLSLFLRHKPLYEAFFMQSTPIYAGLVFFGMLYSPVESLLGIFLNALSRRQELAADRYVAQTLPQGSLLLISSLKKLAADHLENLTPHPFYVWLNYSHPPLLQRIQALKQAALTGESSSR
- a CDS encoding cytochrome c family protein, whose product is MQFRLCLVWLCIGGFQGLYGQTIESYRTCQDCHAQTAAEWKVSRHASSGIEKNPLYRLVRERVKGREVKSCDVCHQPIGQMGLNDYDARKLMVEGINCDVCHAAKPVKSGGWEVIPGNVKLSPHKDAVPVSHKSVYSKFLVSSQSCLSCHGGKEKNKNTVCSSETEYRKSEFAAKGVTCQDCHMPVMEGKTTELGKIREVHTHVFYGAYNAEILRNCADLQMTLAPSTDELVVTVRVSNRTAGHALPGGSPLRLIALRLQAFDDAGGIVWQNYYNSPFEDPKALFARLYAADDADALTAPWEGVPLRADQRLKPKESRTLTYSLPKENIHHITAALDYFLMAPFLAERFGLPPKPYSTPITIVTVSESFNDKR